The Amblyomma americanum isolate KBUSLIRL-KWMA chromosome 3, ASM5285725v1, whole genome shotgun sequence genome window below encodes:
- the LOC144124266 gene encoding solute carrier family 22 member 7-like, translating into MDIIIPRRLLTKYMLTSESFDCYKAFGHGVFQWRLIGLCTLAAFLMNINDLVFPLISRDVEHWCKQSAASNISEVAWRNAAVPAAIGERLSQCLLYKHPEDADNAESVPCQEWEYDDERARTSIVSEWNLVCDRRLLMVAIVAVHNAGACVFTVAAGSIADHIGRKPVLLAGVTLLIVSTVAGCLSRTFLMLTTIGFFSSGSAGVVMSLAAHNAALKQWEATPASGALEDQEALVAIAKASAEATGVLD; encoded by the exons ATGGACATAATCATCCCCAGGCGGTTGCTGACAAAATACATGTTGACCAGCGAGTCCTTCGACTGCTACAAGGCCTTCGGACACGGCGTCTTCCAGTGGCGGCTGATCGGCCTCTGCACCCTTGCAGCTTTCTTGATGAACATCAACGATCTCGTCTTCCCGCTGATTTCACGAGACGTGGAGCATTGGTGCAAGCAGTCGGCAGCCTCCAACATCTCGGAAGTCGCGTGGAGGAATGCAGCCGTGCCCGCTGCCATCGGTGAACGGTTGAGCCAATGCCTCCTCTACAAGCACCCCGAAGACGCAGACAACGCGGAGAGTGTCCCTTGCCAGGAGTGGGAATACGACGACGAGCGGGCGAGGACGAGCATCGTGAGTGAGTGGAACCTCGTCTGCGACAGACGGCTGCTCATGGTGGCAATCGTAGCCGTCCACAACGCCGGCGCATGTGTCTTTACGGTTGCTGCTGGTTCCATCGCAGACCACATCGGCCGCAAGCCCGTCCTTCTCGCTGGCGTCACTCTGCTCATTGTCTCCACAGTGGCTGGCTGCCTGTCCAGAACCTTCCTAATGCTAACCACCATAGGGTTCTTCAGCTCGGGCAGCGCCGGCGTGGTCATGAGCCTCGCCGCC CACAACGCGGCGCTGAAGCAGTGGGAGGCTACTCCGGCCAGCGGtgccctggaagaccaggaggcgctagtcgccatcgccaaagcatcGGCGGAAGCCACcggagtcttggactga